DNA sequence from the Alkaliphilus metalliredigens QYMF genome:
AATTCGCTTATGATAAGGGAAAATCACATGTACCCTTTCATCGATCTTAATGTTAGATGTATTAATCCCTTCTTTTTTAAGTACTTCTATCTCTTGTAAAAATCCTTCGGGATCAAACACAACGCCATTACCGATAATATTTAGTTTGTCCTCAAAAAGCACGCCAGAAGGCAATAAGTGAAAGCTATATTTTTTATCTTCAACCATCACTGTATGTCCTGCATTGTTTCCACCTTGCGCTCTAATCACCACATCTGCTTCTTGTGCTAAGTAATCAATAATCTTTCCTTTTCCCTCATCGCCCCATTGGGCACCTACAATTACTATTGATGGCATCATACACACCTCTCATTCAAAATGTTTGTCCTATCCGAACATTATCTTACCATATTACCATTAAATCCAGAACTGGTCAATTAATAGTCGAATATTATTTTGCTCTTATTATATATAATTCGGTATTACTGCCAGGTATTTACCCTCTCCTCATAAAAGGTAATCCACTCTTTTGACGCAAACTAGATATAATAGATAAAGCCTAGGATTTCTCCTAGGCTTTATCTATTATATCTAGTTTCCCTTTTCTTCAAAAAACTTATTCAAATCATCAACTAATTTGTCTACATCAATCCCATGTACGTTTCCAGCATCACTGATGCTCTCCATAGTGGCACCAGGTCAGCCAAGACAATGTAATCCGTACTTCATGAAGATTGTTGCAACTTCTCGATCTAATTGCATTACATCCATAATAGTCATATCTCGATTAATTTTCATCGTAGTGTTCCTCCTCACTTGTATAGCTTTCGTCTATAATATTACCATTTTTAATCAATTTTATCAATATATCTTACGATAACTTCCCTGTTTTATATTTTTCTTCACGGTTAAATTAAAAAGCTTCCTGTGAATTGAAGTTCTCTTAATTTTATCCTAATCTCTTTATTCTATAAATAAAACCCTAAAGTTGATCTTTTTCCACAGCTTACACCACTATATGCACAGGTGTTCTGTTGATAGTGTGGATAACTTATTCTTTTTATACATTTCTTTTGTCATCATCATGTGGATAAATTGACACTTAATCAATCCTTTATCTAGTTTAAACAACTCTCGATAAGGTAAATACAACTCCTCTTGAAAGATTGGTAATCTTTGATCCTCAAATTCTTCAAGTTTAACTGTCACAATCTTAAATCCACATTTTTCATAACATCTTTGGGCACGTTTGTTGAAGTAAGATACCTTTAGGTTTAATTTTTTCATTTTTAGTACTTCAAAATAATAGATTAAAAAAGTATTTAAACTATCACTACCATAACCCTTGTTGATTTGGTCTGGATCAAATACAATCCCTAGCTCACCGACTTTTCGAAACCATTTAATATCTCTCAATGCAATATAACCCACTAGCTGTCCCTCTAAATTAAAGATCGCGTAGCAACGCTTACTAAAGGAAAAAGCTTTGATTTGATACCAATAATTGCGCTCTTGCCTATTCATTTTGGGAAAATTGTATCCATAAAACAAAGGCTCCTGATGTTTGCCCCACTCCTGCATTGAATCAACATGTTTGCGTTGTAGTTTCATCATATAGGTATTTCTTCCCCTTGCGATAATCATCTTTATCCTCCACTACCTATCCTCTTAATTTTGGCGATACTTTTCAAAATCAAGGAACTTTTGAAATTGTCCCAACCAGATTAACTCAATATTTCCAGTTTCACCATTACGGTGCTTTGCAATGATCACTTCTCCTATATTTTTCTTTTCACTGTCTGGAAAATAGTATTCATCACGATATAAAAACATAACTAAATCTGCATCCTGCTCAATGGCTCCCGATTCTCTCAAGTCAGATAGGATGGGTCGATGATCTGCTCGAAGCTCAGGCGCACGTGATAGCTGGGATAGTGCGATGACTGGACAGTCTAGTTCCTTTGCCAGTATTTTTAATCCCCTTGAAATTGCAGAAATTTCTTGTTGTCTACTTTCGATTCTTCCGTCTCCTTGCATTAACTGTAAGTAGTCAATTACCACAAGGTCTAATCCTTTTTCCATTTTTAATCTTCTACATTTAGATCTCATTTCCATGATGCTAATACCCGGTGTATCGTCGAAATATAGATTTGCTACGGAGAGAGGCACCATTGCCTGGGCAATCTTAGACCATTCTTCTTCATTTAGGTTTCCATTTTTAATTTTATTTAAATCCACCATGGATTCTGATGCTAGCATTCTAAGCATCAGCTGTTCCTTGGACATCTCCAGACTAAAGACAGCAACTGATGCATTATCCATTGTTGCTGCATTTTGTGCTAAGTTTAGTGCAAAGGCAGATTTTCCCATGGCAGGTCTTGCGGCAACTAGAATGAGATCTGTTTTATGAAAGCCGCCTAGTTTTGTATTTAAATCAAGAAACCCTGTGGTCATTCCTGTAATGCCCTTCTTGTTCTCATATAGTTGTTCAATTCGATCAAATGTATCAGATAAAATTTCTCTTGCTGGGGTGAACCCCTCCGAAGAACGATTTTGAGAAATATCATATATGCTCTTTTGAGCCTGTTCTATGACTTGTAATACTTCCACATCGCTGCTATATCCAAGATGTATGATTTCCTCAGATGATTTAATGACCCTCCTAAGGGTTGCTTTTCTTTCCACAATCTCTGCATAGTATCGTACATTGGTTGTAATGGGAACGCCCGAGGCAAGGCTTGTTAGATAAGTAATTCCCCCTATGGCATCTAGTGTTCCCCTTTTTTTTAACTCTTCCGTTAACGTAACTAAATCTACAGGTTCATTTCGATTAAATAAATCATAGACAGATTCAAAAACTTCTCGGTGTGCTTCTTTATAAAAGTCTTCTCCATGAATGACTTCTAAGGCAATAATAATCGCCTCTCGATCCAATAGCATAGATCCTAGTACTGATTGCTCTGCTTCTATACTATGGGGTGGTATTTTGTTTAGTGAACTCATTACTTCCACAAGAACCCTCCTATAACTTTAACACTCTACTTTTTAAAGATGCGCCCTATTCAAAATCTTGGATTTTATATTCTTTCCGTTACATTAATCCTTCATTTATTATACCATAATTTTTTAACCCCTCTTTATTAAAAATCTCAAGTATTTTTATAAAAAAAACTGGAGGAATCCTCCAGCTTTTATGCTTCTTCTGTAACGGTTACTTTTATTTTACCCACTACTCCGGAATGCAATTTAATGTCAATCCATTTTGATCCAAGCTCTCGAATTGGTTCATCCAAAAGTAACTTTCTCTTATCTAGCTTAATTCCTTCTTGTTTTTGCAGCTTCTCTATCACATCCTTAGATGTGACTGAACCAAAAAGTCTGCCACCCTCTCCTGCCTTCGCCTTGATGTTGACATCAACCTTACTTAATCGTTCGGCTAGTTCTTTAGCTTTATCTACCTCTTGATCCTTCTTCATTTTCTGAGCAGTTTTTTGCTCCTTTAATGTTTGAAGACTCCCTTCCGTTGCTTCCTTTGCTACTTTTTTAGGAAGTAAGAAGTTTCTTGCATATCCATCACTGGCATTAACAACATCACCTTTGTCTCCTAATCCTTTTACATCCTTTAATAAGATCACTTTCATTCTTCTTCACCCTCCTCCAAATACGCATTAATTGTTTCTTTTAATACCTTTTCAGCCTCTTCCATGGTACAATTTTCTAGCTGGGCTCCAGCCACAGTTAAGTGACCTCCTCCTCCTAGCTTTTCTAAAATGACTTGTACATTAATGGCTCCCATAGAGCGACCACTTATAAAAATCATTGTATCATCTTTTTTACCTAATACAAAGGAGGCCGTAATTCCCCTAACGCCTAAAAGTTCGTCTGCTGCTTGTGCACTAACCAATTGCACACTCTCAATAGGCTCTTCACAGGTAGAGATGGCAATTGTCTCATTAATCACCCTAGCTCGTTTCACAATTTCAGCTCGAGCGATGATGGTTTCAAGATCATCCTGAAATAACTGCTTTACAGATATTGTGTCGGCGCCAGCACGTCTTAGTAATGAAGCTGCTTCAAAGGTCCTTACCCCTGTTTTAAAGGTGAAATTCTTTGTATCCACAGCAATTCCAGCTAACAATGCCTCTGCTTCTAAGGGTTCAATGTTTACTTTATCATCCATATAATAAAGTACCTCTGTAACCAATTCACAGGTTGAGGAAGCATATGTTTCTTGATAGTTTAATACCGTCTCCTCAATAAATTCGGTTCCTCTTCTATGATGATCGATCACCACGATCTTTTCTGATATCTCTAGCAGCTCAGGACATTCGGTAAAGTTAGGACGATGGGTGTCGACAACGATCAATAAAGAGCTTGGCTGAATCTTTGTTTTGGCTTCTTCACATGTAATGATATTATTACGGTACTCTTCCTTTTCATATAATCTTGCTGTTAACCCATCAATAGAAGGATTAGAACCATTCAATACGATATATGCTTCTTTATCTCTATTCTTAGATGCACGATAAATCCCAACAGCTGCCCCTAATGCATCTAGATCGGAGCCTTTGTGTCCCATAACAAACACGTTATCTGATTGCTCAATTAACTGCTTTAATGCATGGGCTATGACCCGAGCCTTCACTTTCGTTCTCTTTTCTACAGCCTTTGTCTTTCCTCCATAGAAGCTTATTTTATCACTTCGTTTTAAGGCGACTTGGTCTCCACCCCGTCCAAGGGCTAAATTCTTTGCTGCATTGGCAAAATCGCAGGTTTCTAATGGTATTTTCCCTTCTGCACCAATTCCAACACTTAGGGTGATGGGTATTTTGTTGCCTAAGTTAATCTCTCTCATTTCATCTAATATATCAAACTTCTTCACTTCTAGCTTCTCTAAATGCTGTTTTTGAAAAACCACAACAAACTTATCCTTTGAGTACTTGCGGATAAACCCACCTAATCTATTGACCCATATATTGAGACGATGCTCAATTTCAGCAGCAATTAAAGGCCTGTTCATCTCCTCCGTACTCTGCATAACTTCATCAAAGTTATCTATCTGAAACAAACCAACAATGGGCTTTTCTTCTTCATACTTTTTCTTGAGTCCTTCATACTCTGTGACTTCTAGCCAGTAAAGCATAATAATATAATTTGAAGCATGATTTTTGGATAATTTTACAATATTATAAAGCACCTCGAAGTGCCTCCCATTTATATTCACCTGTTGCACCTGTTCTTGCTGTTCATTTAAAATTTCTCTTAGATTAAAATTTGGAATCACATCTTGTATGTCCTTTTCAAGTAAATCCTTTTTATTTGTTACTTCTATAAATTTTGGATTATACCACGTAATTGTTCCATCAAATTCTACAATGGTTAAGGGAATAGGTAGATTCAATATTGCATACTTTGTAGCTGAATCAATATCCGATGAAATGCCTTCAATATACTGTGTCCACTCCTCACGACGGATATTGGTTATCTTAAGATTATAGTAGAGTAGATATGCTAAAAAGAAAACACCAATAATTCCAATTACATGATTATAAATAGAGATAATAATGATTAAAAGAGAAATAATGATCATATAGATCCGCGTATCTGGAACGAGCAATTTAAAAAATTTTGTATTTCGCATAGTTCCCATTAGATTGCCTCCTAAAGTAATTTACATAAATATTAAGATTTCCTAAGTTTTCTAATGTCTAACATAGCATCTATCACACCCATGATAGAAACCACTGTTAACAATGGACTGATTAAGACGATCAATACGATTATGATAATTCTTACGGTTCTATTGATTCGGGTTTTTTTAATGAGGTAGCTTACAAATGAGATCCCCTGTAAAAAAAAGATAAACACAAAAAGTAGTGTCACATTAGCAATTAAACTGGTGTGATAGATTCCCTCTATATAGGTGGTTAATAAGCTTAAAACAAAAATAATGAAGGTTCCAAGTACAATATTGTGCGGCAGCTTGAAGTGACTAAAGCTAGGAAGCTCATAGGTTTCAACTCGAAATCTCCTCAGTATGGAAATCGTTAAGTAATAATTAATAAATGCACCTATAAATACTTGAATCATCATAAGCCCTGGTAAAATCATGACCATGTAATTGAAGGCTTCTGTAATAGCCACTCTGCTAAAGTTCATTTCTCTCAGCATATCCATTTGATGTTCTAGCACTTCAGGCAACATGAGGTTCACCTGACTCATTACATTAAATCCACTGACTAATGAAATAATCTGGATGGCTATAAAAATCGATATGATTGAGGCGCCACTCCCCAAAGCCATCACTTGAAATGGCTCTCTGTTTCTTTTGATGTAGTATCCCATCAACAATGCCAGTGGCCCCACTAATAACAGTATAAACAATGGATATAATAGACTTGTTAAAAATCCAATTAAAAGGCTTGTTAATAGTAAAGATAAAGCAGCGTATCTTGTACTATGTCTTACGGCTAAGACCATAAATGGAACTGGTAATAACACCAGTAATACTGATAAAACTGGAATATAGACTCCTACAATTCCAAAGAAAGCAGTAATTGATGCAATAAGGGCTGATTCAATTAAGGCCTTTTTACTTGTTACATTGTTCACACTTCATCACTCCTAAGAACTATTTTTCACGTCCCTTTAAATGTTGATTGAGACTGGATAATTCGCCATACCACTTTTCAAGATGATGTTCCTCTATAATATGAATTTTTACCTTGTCCTGTACTTTTTTATCAATTATTTGATAATCAATTCCTAATCTTTTTCCTAGTGAATAAGTCACTAAAATAATATTGGCTAATCCTTCTAGTACTGAATCTTGTGCCCCCTTAACTCCTTTTAATAACCCCTCAAATACAAGGGCAATGCTACTCAATAGCTCACACTTTAAAAATTCTATCATTTTTAGATTACGTCCAATATCCACATTCTTTTTTTGAAAATCCAACATCCTATTTCCCCCTATTCCATCCTAGTTAATAGGTCATCATTACTATATTCGATTTTAACTAGGTTTTTCCTCCTTCATATCACCCTTTAATTGATAAATAAGCACAGGAATACTCCAGTGCTTATGTGTTAGTACGCTGTTATAATATTTAACTTAGATAAAGCCTCTTCAAGATTATATAAAAATACGATCATTCGCACAACTTCTTCCGCAGGGTATTCATTGATTTTAGTATTTGTTTTTAGCTGTGTTTTGACCTTCCTTATTTCTTCAATAATAAGCGTTAGGTCTATATTTTTTTGGTGATTCAATACTTCCTTTTCAATTCCTTGGACCACTTCTAATGAAGCTTTTATCTTCTGAACATCTTCAGCAATGTCCTCAATCATATGCAGCTTTAGTCCTCTTTTACAGGCAACATGAATATTTTGTATGTGCTGATAGATTTCTTTAACCAGCTTGAAAGTAATCATTAATTCATTACACTTAAAGTCTCCGTACACCCTTATTCGTTCTTCTTTAACCTGTAATTGTAGCAAGTTGTCTGATTCCTGCAACTCTCCTTCTATTTCATTCATCCTTGTTTCTAAATACTTAATGTCTTCTTGCCTTTCTTCTAAAAGAATTTCTAATGTTAATAAATTGCATTCCCAAAGGTCTTTACATACATTACGCATCTTATCGATGGCTATTGTATCATAGGTAGGAGGGTAAATAAAGTAATTGACAACCACTCCAATACTAATGCCCACAAATGTATCAAATAAACGATGTAAGGTATAAGCGATATGCCCTCCCTCTGTATTGAGAAAAATGGCAATGAATCCAATGGTTGCAATGGAAGTGGACGCTTTCCAGTTTAATTTATTCATAATCATAATGAGTACAATAATGCCTACTCCTGCAACAATTGGATTTCCTGGGGCTATTAAAACAAAGGCAAGGCCAATCATTGCACCAATTAAGGTTCCTAGCATTCTATTGAAACCCATTTTCCAAGAATCTGAAACCGTAGGTTGCATGACAATAATTGCAGCAACAGCTGCAAAAAAAGGATCATCCATTCCTAAAAGATAGTAAACAAAAAGTGTTAGTGTAACTGCTAATCCTGTTTTCAAGGTCCTAAGACCAATATTCATACGAATCCTCCTAAAAGAATATAATGTACTCAAATTTTGAATATAAATATGGAATTCTAGTCTATTATACCTCATTTTCCATTAGGAGAGTATCTCTATTTTTACAGAATCAGAACTTATCTTCCTATACGATATATTTCAATATTAATAACAGAATGACCCCAGGAACGCCTAATAATCCAGTGATTAAAGCTGTAACAGGGTTGATGGCTAAATAAATCCCCCAAAAACCACCTATGAAATTAAGCATCAATAGCATAATTCCACCAATAATACCATTCCAAATCAGCTTTACCAGCCATTTAATTGGAATGAGAAGTATCCAACCCACAACATATAATAAAATCAATCCGATGGCATACGCCAGTATCACACTTAATTCAAATCCCATACACATTCCCTCACTTCAATTAAATAGTAGTCTATGCAATACTATTTACTGCTCTAGAAAGAACTATTTCCTAAACAATAAAATTCGTCCGGTGCTATCGTATGGACTCATGGCACACTTGAAATTTAAAACGGCCTTTGTTTTAAATTTCAAGTGTTTAAGTACATAATATAAGGAGTAGTTCATCTACTCCTTATATTATATCATGTTCAGTTAGCCAATATGACAAGCTTAGTGAAAATTAACCCGAACGCCTTCTTCTTTTGCTTTTTTTAATAAATATATATATCTGGTTTTGGCAGCTTCTAGCTTGTAAATTGCATGGTCTACTAAGTCAGGATCTGATACATTATGGAAGAATCCCTCGGCATTTTTCCATTCTTCGTGGGCATTGAGAACTTGTTGAATAAATGCTTGTTCTTCGTCTATTTCAGGCTCCTGGTAATTACCGATCTTATTATACAAGTTCTCTAAAACCGAGACCACATTCTTCACAGCCTTCTCTTTCTTTGTTCCATTTGTTTCATTTGTTTCAATAGAGCTTTGCTCTTTCATTATGGAATTTCCCCCCTAGATCTTTTTTATTATCTATTAGGTTATCCATTTTATTCCTATTTATACTGCCTCCTATAGGATTTCTGCTCCTAGTTGAGCTAAGGTAGATCTCTCCACCTTTTTAAAATGAATGTGGGCCGATACTGATTGATCTCTGAACCGGTTTATCACATATGTTAGTCCATTACACTGTTCATCTAAGTATGGATGATCAATCTGTTCCGTGTCTCCCATTAATACAATTTTACTTCCTTCCCCCACCCTGGTGATGATGGTTTTAATTTCATGTTTTGTCAAATTTTGTGCCTCATCAATCACAATAAATTGATTGGGTACACTTCTTCCACGGATATAGGTTAGGGCTTCGATTTCAATGCGATTCATTGCCACAATGGTATCTCCTATACTAGAAAGTGCCTTTGTCCCCAAAATTAACTCTAGGTTGTCATAAATCGGTTGCACCCAAGGTCTTAGTTTTTGGTCCTTATCTCCTGGTAGAAAACCAATGTCTCTTCCTACTGGAATAACAGGCTTCGTAATCAGTAATTTTTGATAACGCTTTTCATCGTTGGTTTTGTAAAGACCCGCTGTTAAGGATAGTAATGTTTTTCCTGTTCCAGCCTTTCCTGTTAAGGTAACCATTGAAACATCATCATCTAATAATGCTTCTAGTGCCATTCTTTGTTCTAAATTTCTTCCTTTGATTCCCCAGTAGCTCCCTTCCCCAAAACTTAATCCCACTACCCTATGATGTTCTTTCTTGAGTTTTCCAATAGCTGATTTGCCTGTGCCCTGTCGATCTTTTAATAGGATAAATTCATTGTAGCTTAATGCATATCCATTAAGTGCCTTCTGAAGCTCCTCTACCATAACGTATCCTCTCTTGTAAAATGTGTCAATGAGCTCACCCTCAACCCATAATTCCTCATATCCATGGTAGATTTCTTCATTTAAGTGAATTTTATCGTGTAAATAATCTTGGCTACTGATTTCCAATGCATCCGCTTTAATTCGCATGATGGCATCTTTGCTCACTAAAACGACCTCGCCATCCTTTTCTGTTTTCTCCAGCTGTAAATTCAACGCAACTGCTAAAATACGATTATCATTGTTAATTTCATTAAAAAATGCTCTTACTTTAGCTAGACTACGGTGATTTAATTCTACTTTAATATAACCACCATTTTCTATTTGAATACCCTGGCTCAATGTTCCCTTTTCCCTGAGCTTATCTAGCTCCCTTGCCACCTCTCTGGCATTTCTTCCTATCAGATCTTGGTTGTTCTTCTTTTTATCAATTTCTTCTATTACCACAGCTGGTAAAACCACAAGATTATCTCCGAAGGAATAGATACTTCTTGGATCATGAAGCAAAACACTGGTATCAAGAATAAAAGCTTTCCGCATATGTCCCCCTACGGGTAATAAGGGTCTTCACCATCCTTTCTATGATTGAACACTTACTGGTTATTATTATATGTTTATTATGCCAAAAGGGAATTCATGTGTGGTATATTTCACTTTAAAAAGAAGGACATCTTTCTTCAAAAATGAAAACATGGCTTAAGGAGAATTGTATCTTTCCCTAAACCATGTTTTAAACAAATTGAAACAAGTGCCAAATTTCTTTGCGTTACGTTTTCTATCCTTTAACATTTCATCAAGCTTCATCCACATCGCACAATGCTTTACGTACAAGTATTGGTCCAATGAGTTCAAAAACCACTACTGCTGTAAGAACAACGGGCATAATTGTATCCGGTGCAAAGATAGATTTTTGTTCAGCGATGATTGCTAAACCAATGGCCACGCCAGCTTGGGGAGTTAGGGCTCTACCTAAATTGCGCTTCCAACTCATGGGAAACTTTGTTAATGCTGTTCCCACACGACTCCCCACCAGTTTGGCAACAAAACGTGCTCCGATATATACCAAACCAATTTGTCCTACAGCCGGCAGAACTGATAAATCCAGTTTTGCACCTGCTAAGGTAAGAAAAACCAATAAAATGGGATCCTCAACATTCATAAGCGATCGACTAATTCGCTGTGGTTTTCCAGAAAAATTGATATAGACGGTACCAGCTGTAATTGCAGCCAGTAAAGCAGGTGTCCCCCACTGGTTGGATAATCCTACTGTTACTAAAATCACTCCTAGAACGGAAACTAAAATGCGTGTATCACTTTTAGCCTTGTGGGATGTGGCTACCAAAAATACACCAGCGCCTATTCCTAACAGTAAAGCAATCCCTATATCCCGTGAAGCCATTACAATGGCCGGTGTATTCCCTGTATCAGTAGCAGCCAGCCCGACCTGCATAAAACTAATGATAATACCAAAGAGCGTAATAGAAAATAAATTATCCATTGCGACTACTGATAAGAGTACCCTGCTGAAGTCTCCCTTAGAGGGGGTTTCCCTTATACATGCAATAATAGCTCCTGGAGCTGTAGCAATACTAATTACCCCAAAGATGAGGGCGTATCGAAAAGGCAAACCAAATAGATATAGAGATCCAAATACAAGGACTAAGGTAAGAAGGGCCTCTACCATAAAAACCTTGGCTGCATCTTTGGCTAACTTGCGCATTGTTCCCCAATGGAGCTCAGCCCCAATGGAAAGTGCAATCACACCCAATGCCAGTTCATTGATTGGTGCAAGCTGATACATTTCTTCTACGCTAACTAAGCCCATAACAGAAGGACCCACAAGAATTCCCGCTAATAGATTACCTGTTACCGATGGAAGCTTCACGTAACGGGCCAGTTTTCCCCCCGCAGCTCCTGCTAGAAAAACAATGCCAATCGCTAAAGAGATATTCATCGTAGTAACTCATCCCCCTCTGTTTTAACCAGGCCTTTACAAAAATCGATGGGGATTGTCATCACAATGCCGGTATCTGGCTTGTTTAAGTCTCCAACAATTCTTTCTATGGCGTCTATTGCTTTTTTCCGGGATTCATCAGAATCAATAACGACAAAAATTGTCTTATTGAATGAAGGATCCTTTCCAAATTCGGCAAAGCGGGCAAAAAACGGGATATGATCAGCTATAATATGTGCCATTCCCTTACTGTCCATTACTGTTGCTCCTCTAACGTCAACTTTATAGAACTCATCTAATATATCTATTACGTAATCTGGGTTGTTGATGATTGCAATTAATAAATGCATCTGTTAATTCCTCCCTGTTGGTGTATTTCAAAATTTTAAGAACTAATAAAATTTTCTATAAAAAGGATATCACTTTTTAACTCATATATCAAATGAGTGATTATATAGGCTTTTTGTTAAGTGATAGAGATTTCATAGAGGAACTGCAGGAAGAAAGGCGGAGTAAATGTGAAAAAGCCAGGAAGAATGATGGGGGAACCCATGAAACCGCCTGGCTTTTGAAGAACTTTATTATGTTGTTGTAGAAGTTTATTTTGGAGTTACACATGAAACAAGTTCACTTAAATTTCTCTTCTACCTTCTAATGCTTTAGATAGTGTTACTTCATCTGCATACTCAAGATCCCCGCCTACTGGTATGCCATGGGCGATCCGTGATACTTTAATCCCTATCGGTTTTAAAAGTTTTCCAATATACATCGCCGTGGCCT
Encoded proteins:
- a CDS encoding PhoH family protein; this encodes MRKAFILDTSVLLHDPRSIYSFGDNLVVLPAVVIEEIDKKKNNQDLIGRNAREVARELDKLREKGTLSQGIQIENGGYIKVELNHRSLAKVRAFFNEINNDNRILAVALNLQLEKTEKDGEVVLVSKDAIMRIKADALEISSQDYLHDKIHLNEEIYHGYEELWVEGELIDTFYKRGYVMVEELQKALNGYALSYNEFILLKDRQGTGKSAIGKLKKEHHRVVGLSFGEGSYWGIKGRNLEQRMALEALLDDDVSMVTLTGKAGTGKTLLSLTAGLYKTNDEKRYQKLLITKPVIPVGRDIGFLPGDKDQKLRPWVQPIYDNLELILGTKALSSIGDTIVAMNRIEIEALTYIRGRSVPNQFIVIDEAQNLTKHEIKTIITRVGEGSKIVLMGDTEQIDHPYLDEQCNGLTYVINRFRDQSVSAHIHFKKVERSTLAQLGAEIL
- a CDS encoding cation:proton antiporter is translated as MNISLAIGIVFLAGAAGGKLARYVKLPSVTGNLLAGILVGPSVMGLVSVEEMYQLAPINELALGVIALSIGAELHWGTMRKLAKDAAKVFMVEALLTLVLVFGSLYLFGLPFRYALIFGVISIATAPGAIIACIRETPSKGDFSRVLLSVVAMDNLFSITLFGIIISFMQVGLAATDTGNTPAIVMASRDIGIALLLGIGAGVFLVATSHKAKSDTRILVSVLGVILVTVGLSNQWGTPALLAAITAGTVYINFSGKPQRISRSLMNVEDPILLVFLTLAGAKLDLSVLPAVGQIGLVYIGARFVAKLVGSRVGTALTKFPMSWKRNLGRALTPQAGVAIGLAIIAEQKSIFAPDTIMPVVLTAVVVFELIGPILVRKALCDVDEA